One region of Juglans regia cultivar Chandler chromosome 4, Walnut 2.0, whole genome shotgun sequence genomic DNA includes:
- the LOC109005482 gene encoding putative leucine-rich repeat receptor-like serine/threonine-protein kinase At2g24130 codes for MTSLRTLDLGFNQLTSSIPLNLWRLKDLLLVDLSSNYLNGPLALDIGNMNVLRALDLSKNQITGRIPVAIGGLKSIENLSLAVNRLDGSIPTSIGELLSLEVLDLSYNNLYGEIPKSLEELSYLKYINLSFNKLRGEIPSRGQFVHFLATSFISNNGLCGEARMQVPPCKGKNAIGMRILKYVSIAVGLMVLGVCLVFFSIRRHKRNAKLSHDTNSIPLATWRRISHQELIRVTEGFSANKLLGEGSFGFVYKGTLLEGTIVAIKVFNLQVEGPFKSFHRECEVLHNIRHRNLVKIITACCNMDLKALVLEYMPNGNLDMWLYSENHRLNMLQRLNIMIDVATAVEYLHLGYTTPIVHCDLKPTNVLLDEDMVGHVADFGISKLLGDGVSLTQTMTLATIGYMAPGECLLSTMGLALRCCADSPEQRIGIENVLATLNKIKLKFLKDISRR; via the exons ATGACTTCATTAAGAACTCTTGACTTGGGTTTCAACCAATTAACTTCTTCAATTCCTTTGAACTTGTGGAGGCTTAAAGATCTCTTGTTGGTTGATTTATCATCAAATTATCTTAATGGCCCTCTAGCTTTAGATATTGGGAATATGAATGTCTTGAGAGCATTAGATTTGtcaaaaaaccaaataacaGGTCGTATCCCAGTTGCAATTGGTGGGCTAAAAAGTATTGAGAATCTATCTTTGGCAGTCAATCGACTAGATGGCTCAATTCCTACATCTATTGGTGAATTGCTAAGCTTAGAGGTTCTAGATCTTTCCTACAATAACTTATATGGAGAGATTCCCAAGTCCTTAGAAGAACTCTCAtacttgaaatatataaatttgtcaTTCAATAAACTACGAGGAGAAATTCCTTCAAGAGGACAGTTTGTACACTTCCTAGCTACATCATTCATCTCAAACAATGGACTTTGTGGTGAGGCTCGAATGCAAGTCCCCCCATGCAAAGGAAAAAACGCCATAGGAATGCGAATACTGAAATATGTGTCAATTGCAGTGGGGTTAATGGTACTTGGAGTGTGTCTTGTATTTTTCTCAATAAGACGCCATAAAAGGAATGCTAAATTGTCACATGACACAAATTCAATACCTTTAGCAACATGGAGGAGAATTTCACATCAAGAACTTATTCGAGTAACAGAAGGGTTCAGTGCAAACAAGTTACTTGGAGAAGGGAGTTTTGGGTTTGTTTACAAAGGAACACTCTTAGAAGGTACAATTGTTGCTATAAAAGTTTTCAATTTGCAAGTGGAGGGGCCATTCAAAAGCTTTCATAGAGAATGTGAGGTGTTACACAATATTCGTCACCGGAATCTTGTCAAAATCATTACCGCTTGTtgtaacatggacttgaaagcCTTGGTATTAGAATACATGCCTAATGGGAACCTAGATATGTGGTTGTACTCCGAAAACCATCGCTTGAATATGTTACAAAGGCTAAACATAATGATTGATGTGGCAACAGCAGTAGAATACCTTCATCTTGGTTACACAACGCCTATTGTTCATTGTGATCTGAAACCTACCAATGTCTTATTAGATGAAGATATGGTTGGACATGTCGCTGATTTTGGCATCTCCAAACTCCTTGGTGATGGAGTTTCTCTAACACAAACAATGACTCTCGCTACAATTGGATATATGGCACCAGGTGAG TGTTTGCTATCCACCATGGGATTGGCTTTGCGTTGTTGTGCCGACTCGCCTGAACAGAGGATTGGTATAGAAAATGTCTTAGCTACACTCAACAAGATCAAATTGAAGTTTCTCAAAGATATTAGTAGACGCTAA
- the LOC118348191 gene encoding receptor kinase-like protein Xa21 has product MDLGGTIPPQIGNLSFLVSLSIGNNSFHGSLPNELSRLFRLQFLDLSYNEFSGEIPPWMGLLNKLQILFLNGNNFEGSIPQSLSNISSLQQIDLAYNQLSGSIPSSIFKMPTLQQIVLYSNKLSGPMPASIFFNASSLQYINLGNNELSGGLSTYMFDHLPNLQFLSVAHNHFSGVLPEIGNLTMLTALFLYHNNFEGAIPSQIGRLQKLEQFAIYSNYFSGPILYEIFNISTLRNIKMAFNNLSGDLPSNMGLFLHNLQVLALHGNELSGTIPNSILNASQLIILDLGDNSFSSSIPKAIGNLRFLEALILGDNKLTIQSRELGSIFSSLSSCKFLRLFSLAKSHLNDVLPNSIGNLSTSLQRLGLHDCNIKGNIPEEIGNLSSLIDLTLNHNELGGPIPTTIG; this is encoded by the exons ATGGACCTTGGAGGTACCATTCCTCCGCAGATTGGAAATCTTTCGTTCTTGGTTAGTCTAAGCATAGGCAACAACAGTTTTCATGGTTCATTGCCAAATGAGTTGTCCCGTCTTTTTCGGTTGCAATTCCTAGACTTGAGTTATAATGAATTCAGCGGAGAAATCCCACCATGGATGGGTTTGCTAAACAAACTTCAAATATTGTTTCTCAATGGTAACAATTTCGAAGGTAGTATTCCACAATCTCTATCTAACATATCGTCATTGCAGCAGATTGATCTTGCATATAACCAGCTTTCAGGCTCCATACCGTCCTCTATATTCAAGATGCCTACTTTGCAACAAATTGTCCTCTACTCAAATAAGCTTTCAGGTCCAATGCCGGCCTCCATTTTCTTCAATGCGTCTTCACTACAATACATTAACCTCGGTAATAACGAGTTATCTGGTGGACTATCGACGTATATGTTTGATCATCTTCCCAACTTACAATTTCTTTCCGTCGCCCATAACCATTTCTCTGGCGTACTCCCAGAAATAGGGAACTTAACCATGCTTACAGCGTTGTTCCTTTATCATAACAACTTTGAAG GTGCAATACCGAGTCAAATTGGAAGACTGCAAAAACTAGAGCAATTCGCAATTTACTCGAACTATTTTTCTGGACCAATTCTGTATGAGATCTTCAATATCTCAACTTTACGAAATATTAAGATGGCATTCAATAATCTCTCAGGTGACCTTCCATCAAATATGGGTCTTTTTCTTCATAATCTCCAGGTCCTTGCTCTTCATGGGAATGAACTGAGTGGAACGATTCCCAACTCTATTCTCAATGCTTCACAGCTCATCATATTAGATTTGGGTGATAACTCATTCTCAAGCTCAATTCCAAAAGCAATTGGTAATTTAAGGTTCCTCGAGGCGCTGATCCTCGGAGATAATAAGTTGACAATTCAGTCTCGAGAACTTGGGagcattttctcttctttgtcgAGTTGCAAATTTCTCAGACTTTTTTCTTTGGCCAAAAGTCACTTGAATGACGTCCTTCCCAATTCAATTGGGAACCTCTCAACCTCTCTTCAAAGACTTGGATTACATGACTGCAATATTAAGGGCAACATTCCAGAAGAGATTGGCAATTTAAGTAGCTTGATTGATTTGACCCTAAACCACAATGAACTGGGAGGACCTATTCCAACTACAATTGGATGA